Part of the Thunnus maccoyii chromosome 17, fThuMac1.1, whole genome shotgun sequence genome, cctctcatttATTGTTAATCGCTGACACAGCTGTAGATCCTGCTGGGATCATCGTCTGCTTCCATCGTCGCTGGAGTCATGACTGCAGAATAagtcacctcctcctccttcacctgtATAACACAAAGCAGAGGTTTATTTATTAAGCAGAAGACTGTTAACTGCAAAACTGTCTACTGCATGTTTGCAAAACAATCCTGATTGTATATTATAcatgatatatactgtattattacaCTTGATTGTTGGACATCTCATTACAAAACCATGGGCATTAATATGCAATCTAACTAAAGGTGTtgaatggggttgaggtcagggctctgtgccAGCCATAGTCAAGTTCTTcaacaccaaactgggaaaaccatttctttatggaccCAGCTTTGTGCTCAGGGtaattgtcatgttgaaacaggaaatgtcCCTTCCCTAAACTGTTACCACAAAGTTGAAAGCACAGTAAAATGTTGCTGTATtctgcattattattaaagggGAAGTAATATGCGCATTtgcaggtctatatttatattctggggctctactggaatatctttgcatgatttatagttaaaaattgcttatttatcttatactggtcctctatgcagcccctcagttcagcctctgtctgaaacaggtcattttagcttctgtctctttaaggcccgcctccagatgagcccactctgttctgattggttagtttccAGAAGCTTTGGctggctccagaggctacataaaccaacagtagtagcaggatttcacttctttttctccttctttacttgaaatgtaaACTGATATGGAAATTCATACATGGTTGAGCCtgaatccaatccaaaatatgcaaagaTAAgtgcaaatgaagcgttcagagcaggctgaagccctcTACATGCAGGGAGCATCTTTTCATATgctcacctcatgttttggaaatttgaccatgtttaacacagacatccaacatcataaaaAGCATGttacgtcccctttaagattTTTCCTTCATTGGAACTCAGGAGTCTAGCCCAAACCTCCAGCTCCAGTTTAAAAGTGAAcaggtgttttttatttttggcaatATAGTATAAATTTTAGATGGGACCATTATTAACGTACAATACATAAAGTTGAGGTTAGTCACTCACCTTTTCCTTGGAAGCTGTCTTTTGATTGGCATGGTTAACAGTGACATAGGTCAGACTGCCATCTGGCTCATCCTGAGGTTCCTGAGGATCCTGTGGTTTATAAAGTATCAACAGAAAGTTCATGTTACCTGCCTGTATTTATCAAGTACAGTATTGTTTCCCAACttgatgtgaaaatgcatttcGCAACGTGTTACTTAACTTTGCTTTTACAGTAAAGACAAATGTACTTTAAATAACTGTAACTCtaatgtttttacatgaaattgatgaaagaaaaataaaattacacacCATCTTAGATTCTACATAGACTTGACTGAGGAATTCATCTCCACTTCTCAGTGTAAATCAagattttgttactttacatacatatgtgaagttaatttaatccttgttgtgttttttattttctacattcaTCCATTGTGGAGTTTGATGAACATTAAATGGCACATGTTGCTTCACTCCTGTAACCACCCAGGACTGTGATACATAATATGGTGGCCCTACATCAGGTGTTAACCACCAAGAAACCGAAATCCAATCATGTGAATTTACTCTGTTGCAGCGAGAGAATCCACATTTAATAGAACTGGATCTTGCATCATGAAACAGGCCAGAGGCTGCATATGTGTCTGTCTATcatattagaaaatattaaatatatttgaaaatacattttactcacAGGGGGATTGACTGTTTTTGGAAAATCTGGAACAAAAGGGAAGGTAAAATTTCAAGATTAGTCTTTAATATCATCATTTTGTACAGTAGACATGTTATTATTAAGtccaaaaaacatttcaaaccacCATTCTATATCTGTGTGCAAGGTACATTACTAGTTTTGGTACTTAAGCTTCATGCTACACTGTGGAAGTCTTACCAACCAAATTGCAATATTCAGTAAATACTATAAATGATCAGAATCAcatatgaacattaaacaaAGAATAAACACAATAACCAGTGATGTTTAACCAGTGCCAATCAGCTCACAGTCCAGTCAGGAAGCCACAAATTAAATGTCATGCTCtgatatttgaaaataaatagttgttgtcaaatatgtaaatatgttaaGTTATTTTAATAAAGATTTTATGTCACATAGTCCAGCCATAGCTCAGGCTGAATTGTTACTCATCTCGTCtcatattgtattgtatcacatctcatttaacatttaactcaTATTGTGTATTAAGTATATCATGttatatttaaacaaatactgtacatgctctTTTTACTGAccttctgtcactgtgtgtctctttctgaATTTGATGAAGACAGCAATGATGacgaccaccaccaccaccaccccgaCCACTGCACCAGTGATGATGTAAAGAGAGGGACCTGTGTTCAGAGGATACAATTAACCAATGATATCAAATTcattacaaaacatacaaacatgtgACACCTCATCTTAAACTATAGAATCTATTGACTCCATACATGAGATTTATGATTTACATGTGATCAatcaaatacacttttttttacaattattgatttttcttgCTCTAGTTTGATTTTTCTGACCAGTCATATCATTTCCCACCTGTGCATGTGACCTTTTCAGAATCTTAGTCTTCAGAATCTTatcaaagttttctttttggCATTTCAAACCCAGCAGTGTATCTGGTAGACTGAACATTATCTTACCTGTATTGGACTTGTCTGTCTGATCATCATTTGTCCATTCTGTGAAGACAGGTGTGTAGTGAGCCTCTATCTGGACTTTATTCCTCTCGACCACCTGGCAGGTGTATCTCCTGTTGTGGCCACTCTGACGCTTCACAGTCagaacagaaacacagtttGTCTGTCTGATGAACTCGTATCCGACACCTTCACCAAGCAGCACAGTGCCTGTTTCATTCACCCAGCGGATGCTGTCTGTTCGATAAGGACCGAGGCCGCTGTATCTCAGCAGAGAACACTCTAATGTGACATTTCCGTCAGCATCTGGTGGAGATGGcaagactgaaagaaaaaagtaaaaacttttttttcatgtttatacCTAACAAATGTCAGTGTTGCTGATTTAACATGTAACTTGTGATATCAGGGGAAAATTCAGTTTCACTGAAAAGAACTGAAGTGAAATGGAGGAAAACTGAGCTGAACTGAATCAGGACCTATCCATGGTGTTTCCTTGTATAAGACAAGCTGGCTCAAGCTGAATATAAGTACATTATGAATAACCTGTATTGTTTAACAgccaaaataacaacaaatgaCCTGTAATGAACTCTGGGTCTCTGCAGTGGTGGATGGGGACTTTACCCCACTGCCATCCGTGCACCCTTTGGTCATATATACATGACTTTGACACAAAGTATAGCAGAAGTGAAGGGGAATGTCtgattggacaaattgaaattgtgACTTTGTGATGAAATAGATGAAGGGTCACCAAgattatttaaatttttcttgtggggaacatgaatgaCTGTATCAAATGTCATGgcgatccatccaatagttgttgagatatttcagtctggaccaaagtggccAGACCAGGGTTTTTATACTCTACTTCTACTCCCCCTTAGTTTGGGAGAGCCCCCATCATACTGAACCCTCCACCTGGAACAGGAAACATGGAAACAGAGTTCCACTCTTTAATCTCAGCGAGAAATGAGACTCACTTGTGATAATACTTAGAAGCACAGCACTGTCCAGTTTAGAACTCAGTCGACAGGTGTATAAACCAACATCCTCAGCAGTGATGTTGTTGATGACCAGAGAGCAGTTGGTGTCCACACTCATCCTGGCAGCTCGGGCTGAGTTCTTCACAACATTTCCATTCTTAACCAGATTAAATGTCTGAGACAGATCTTTGTTGTAAAGCCAGCTAACTGTGGAACAAATTCTGTCAGAAGATGAAACACCATCACAGGACAGAATGGCATCGTCTCCAGGTCTGTGGTAGAGAAAGATGTCTGCTCCACTGATGCCTGGTTGAAAGAAATCACGTTTTGTAAGCAAAGACACATTGCATTTAAAATCATCTGCATTTTACTTTTGCAACCACAGGGAGAGAATGGGTCAACCTACACCATCTAGTGGTGGTGTTTATAGGAGAGAATCGTTTTCAATTATGTCTCAATGATTCAGTAAATTGTGGGTTCTTTGGgatatataaatgttaaaacCAGATAAGTTTGGTTTGTGAAATCACCACAGAgttaatcaaaataaacaaaagttgATTCAGATTAAATCTGTTGATCTgatgttttggtttggtttgtgtgtCCTTTTATCATTCTGTGCATTGTATGTACtaactgtatattatattataatgttaATATCTGCATATTCTATCAGATGGACAGAGTTTGAAGGACAGGTTGgcatttttaaaagtctgtctTAAATGCCATAATCATTgctcctgtttatactgaccattaggagatcccttcataatgcacatacaatgtaaatgatgggggacaaaatccacagtcctccttctgtgcaaaaatctgtttaaaagtttatctgaagctaatatgaagcttcagcatccaaatgagtcaaatcaagtagatatctttcaacgttacagtctttttagtggcaaagtccctctttctgttactatacttccactgcagttcaactgggaaacactgtccgaggaaacacaaagagggaatttgatgctaaacaGACTgcaaatgtgtcagatatccacttgatatgactaactcagactgctgaagcctcatataagcttcacatcaacttttaaaaggaagttttgtacaaaatgactgtgtggacacactgtggatttttgcttccatcacttacattgaaagcacatttgaaggggatcttttaatagccagtatgaacaggaggaatgattacagcgaggaaaacctctttcactgttcatatggacacctgactgctgttttaagacacacttgaacaattgtgaacttgtcctttaaaggaaccacagagagaacagagagtgAACAGACTATTTGATCTAGTTtatatacatttgaaaatacatgtaaatcTAATCTGACTCATAATTGctgtactttttattttctcacacaaatatttgtatattttcttacatttttacattccAGAAAGGTTATTAAAGCTTATTAAAGGAGCAGCTAAAGCAGGAAAATAGTGACAAATAGTTCCTTGTAGCAATTTTCACCCCAACTGTTATTTAAAAGCaatcaaacatttacatttaaataataaaacactgctTTACCTTCAAACTGAAGCACCAAAATAAGAATTAATTCCAGTAGAGTCATTCTCCGTCAGCAGGCAGAAGTTGTCTGCCGTTTCTCCTCTGCTACAGATCTGTTTGTGATGGCGCTGTTTCCTCTTTGTGGTTGACTTTCTgagcaaaaatgacaacatcACCCACCACCCAACCTGTTGTAAGTCCTACAGAGTAATGAGTTACAAcacttctgtttgtgtgttgtacATTCAGACAGCAGAACAACAGACTCAATTATaacaaacttgtttttcacaaactgctgttgtgtcattttggaaattataaataaattccTTTTTAAAAGCACCCTACCTCGTTACTTTGATATACATCTTGAACAGAGCAACACAAACAGCTAATAATTTAACAAATGCCATGTTTTAAATGATTGACGGTGCATTTAAAGTGACTTGACTGAACAAACATACATGTCATATACTACAGATGTAGTTTATCCAAAAGTCGACAGCAGATTCTACAAAAATCTTCATTCTGTCCATGTACAATCTTTTTCTGAAGTGAAATCTTGTATCTCCAAATATCAAGATGCTGAAAACTAAAAAGATAATCTTGAATAATGGAGAAGTTGTAAAAGTTGCGAAATTAAAAGAGGAAGTGCTTGTTTggtgagaaacaaaaaaagaataaaaagactATTAAAACGTCAGTTCTTATTTCTTGACAGAACAAGATCTGAATATCTATAATACATatatcgatggccgaagagcaaaacctcctatctgaaaaatgcacttttttgagaaaactaaaaaaaaacttgtgatgggtaaagttttagttcagtagtcagtgcagtcgtctatgatctgggagactctagTTTGAGACCCGCTGTGtggacctccttcgtaaggtagtttattcatgaacactttaattttctaaaattaaaagcgcaataaaaacaaaaacaggatttttaggcctttttccacttttattcaaatacaaatacaaataattttgctgcctcaacaaatatagatataaatacaaatactgggctctctgcacatccctagtatgtATGTGTCGAAATAacataaaagcaataaaaaaaggCTCACAGTCCACCCCCTACAATGTTGAATCCCAAGGTGGGGCATATTTGGATGCTACCGAATGTTCACAAAAGAAGTGCgaaaatttttttttcccagaacaAGAACTCATTTGACTAtttatggtgatttttttttagctgcaaCTTGCAAAACTGAACTGCTGGAAATAACGCGTTGTTTTGTGGTCAATTTGCTTACCTAAAAAGACGGAGTCCATCAGTAGAACTTGTAATTTCACTTGTTATAAGCGGCGATGATGCTGCCGATTTCCTCTATTTAAAATCATACACTGGCTAAGTAATGGATAACAAAGCTCTTCTGCCAACATCTTAATAGAATGATCATCTTAATGCCGAGCAAAGcaagtcaaacaaaaactagaaaCAACTACTCAATGTTTGATGATCCCACTGTCCGCTCCcttacagacagaaaacactcaGCAGGTTCTATGACTGCACCTACATTATGATTAGtctcatttcctcttcctctttcctctcatttatttttgttcgtTGACATAGCTGTAGATCTTGCTGGAATCTGCTTCCATCGTCACCGTAGTCTTGACTGTAGAATAAGtcaccccctcctccttcacctgTATAACACAAAGCAGAGGTTTATTTATTAAGCAGAAGACTGTTAACTGCAAAActgtctactgtatgtgtgcaaaaCAATCCTGATTGTATATCATacataatatatactgtattattacaCCTATATATGATTACTGGACATCTCATTACAAAACCATGGGCATTAATATGAAATCCAACTAAAGATGTTGAATGGGGTTGAGGCTCTGTGCCGGCCATAGTCAAGTTCTTcaacaccaaactgggaaaaccatttctttatggaccCAGCTTTGTGCTCAGGGtaattgtcatgttgaaacaggaaatgtcTCTTCCCTAAACTGTTACCACAAAGTTGAAAGTAC contains:
- the LOC121882139 gene encoding uncharacterized protein LOC121882139, which codes for MTLLELILILVLQFEGISGADIFLYHRPGDDAILSCDGVSSSDRICSTVSWLYNKDLSQTFNLVKNGNVVKNSARAARMSVDTNCSLVINNITAEDVGLYTCRLSSKLDSAVLLSIITILPSPPDADGNVTLECSLLRYSGLGPYRTDSIRWVNETGTVLLGEGVGYEFIRQTNCVSVLTVKRQSGHNRRYTCQVVERNKVQIEAHYTPVFTEWTNDDQTDKSNTGPSLYIITGAVVGVVVVVVVIIAVFIKFRKRHTVTEDFPKTVNPPDPQEPQDEPDGSLTYVTVNHANQKTASKEKVKEEEVTYSAVMTPATMEADDDPSRIYSCVSD